CCCCTGCTTCGCCGCCAGCAGGGCCACGGCCTGCCGCCGGGCCCCCGCCGACGTGAGGCCCATGGCGCGGTACTGGCCCGCCAACCAGTCCAGCTGGCGCCTGAGGAGCCGGGAGCCCCGGGTCGCGAGCGGCCCGCCTCGGCGCTCCAACTCGCCGGCCAGCACACCGAACGGGCAGCCGTAGCGCGTCACGGCCGCCGCCTGCTCACCAAACACCTCGAGCAGGCGGGCCACCCGCTCGGCCGGCCCGGCCGCCGTTTCGGCCGTGGCGATCGCGGCTTCGATCGCCTCCAGTCGCGCGTCGATCACGGCCTCGGTTAGCTGGTCCTTCGTCCTGTAGTAGTAGTAGACGTTGCCGAGGGGCACGCCGGAGGCCTCCGCCACCTGG
The DNA window shown above is from Gemmatimonadales bacterium and carries:
- a CDS encoding helix-turn-helix domain-containing protein, giving the protein MREARRDKRQRLVDAAARLIHRRGLEATTLAQVAEASGVPLGNVYYYYRTKDQLTEAVIDARLEAIEAAIATAETAAGPAERVARLLEVFGEQAAAVTRYGCPFGVLAGELERRGGPLATRGSRLLRRQLDWLAGQYRAMGLTSAGARRQAVALLAAKQGAAQIAQGLRDPGVLRERMRALAAEVRGGREPKRVVAR